From the Mahella australiensis 50-1 BON genome, the window ATAACCAGTATTTTTTAAACAAGCGCCTCATTTTTTCAGCCCTTCTTTCACAACATAGAGGTCATAACCGCCGACATATTCACCAGCAAGTTCCTCCAACTGCTTCCGGCATTTTTGTAATTCGACCTCAGCATCCTTAGCTGCTCGTATTTGCCTTTGCATCTCCATCATCCTTGAGAGTATTGTCGCCATGTGTTCCTCGGTTTTAAGCCTTTCGTCCTCATATGTCTCATGTTTGTATATCATCATTTCTCACCTCCTTTTCCTGCCCATGACTTGCAACTGCACCTCATCCGATTGTTCTTGGTGCTTTTGCTCTAGCCATTCCAGCAGCGCCTTCTTTGGCACTCGCACTTGCCGGCCTATGTGCACCGCCGGAAATCCCAGCCAATGACTCATTTCATACGCCTTGGTAACACCTATTTGGAGGAATTGAGCCATCTGCTGAATTGTCAGTACCGTCGGGAAACCGTCATCAGCATCATCTATTTTGGCATCCATCAGATCAGCTCCAATGGTCTTCTCCACATCAGCTTTGGCCTTCATAAGCGACTTATCGTTGGCCCGTTCCTCTGGCGTCAATGATGTAAACTTGGTCAAAAGCTGTATCAGCAGGTCCTTCTCTTGTTCTGTCATGATTTCTACTCCTTTCTAATCTCCATAAAATGGCCTATCCGATAGCCTTGTTACCGTTACCTTCTTGCCGTAGTAGTCCTGCAGCACTCGACCATCGGTAAATATTAAACGGACGAACCGTGAACCAACGCGGTTTAAGATGCTTGACACTATACCATGGCTTTTTACTTCATCTCCGGGCCAAACATCTTCAATATTCATGGTCCATGGGCCTTTATCGCTCAAGTATTTCTTTCTCGTTTCTGCTCGCATCTCTCTCACCTCCTTATGCCATCTCGGTTTTGTCCCCAACAGTACCATCTTTATAACCACAAATTGTTGTATTAGTGGTTATAAAAATATCTGGGAAGAGTTCTTCCATGGGTGTCTCATAATATCTTTCAAACTCTTTCATTAATTTGATATTAGGACTTCTTTCACCACGCTCTATATAACTTAAAAATTGCTGACTTATTCCTAATTCACTTGCAACAGCAGTTTGACTGCGTTCTCCTCTTAATTTGATTAGTTTTTTGCGTTCCATTATATCACCTCTTATATTACAACGTAATGTAGTATTTCCATAATAAGAATATCACAACGTTACGTTGTTGTCAATAGCTTTAGCTAAAAATTTTACAACAAAAAGTGTATTCATTATACAACATAAGGTTGTATAATGAATAAAGAAAGTTAAGGAGGATACAACATGAATAGGATAAAAGAATTACGGGAGGAGGCTAAAATCAGCCAAGCCGAGTTAGCATCTATATTAGGTGTTACACAACAGGCTTTAAGCAATTACGAAAATGGTCTAAGAGAACCTGACTTAGATACAATAAATAAAATTGCAAATTATTTTGGAGTATCTATAGATTATTTGCTTTGTCGTACCAACGTTCGTAACTCAGATGTTATTGAAGAAGCCATAAAAGACGATCCGGAACTGGAACGCATATGGAATATGCTCAATAACAGAGAAGAAGTCCGCCTGATGTTCAAAAAGATAGCTGATCTAAAGCCGGCTGACGTGAAGCGAATACTCAAGATAATCGAGATCGTCGAAGAAGAAGATTCCGCATCGCAATTATAATTACCCGATCGGCGATGGACAAGCTTTATGGAGGCTATGCATAATGGTTAGAGAAATACTTTCAGCTATGCGCAATGAACAAGATTTCGATACTTTGTTATGGACATATGGTATCGTATGTAAACTAGAGATGCTGCCCGGCTACATCTATGGATTTACATATAAGTCAACATCAAGCATATACCACATATTTATCAACGAAGCTCTATGCGATGTTAAAAGAAATGAAACCGTATTGCACGAGCTCGAGCATATAGAATTGGGCCATTTCGAGGCTGGCTTTATCGGTATTATAGATATATACTATGAGGAACAGGCCGATAAAGAAGCTCAGAAGATAGCTGAAGAAACGGCCATATATAATTGGGAGGTAAAAATAATAAGCGGAGGCATTTATAAATGAATATTTTAAAACATATACCAGGTTTTAGATCTGGAGCTTGGTGGAAAAAGTTAATCGCTGCAGTTTATTATTTATTCAGCCTGCTTATACTTATACCGAGTATTGAAACAGGACTAGCACTCCTGATCTTACCGTTTATAATATTCGGCCTTATAGATAAAATAAAGGCTGGACAGATTTCCAATAATGAAGCCGCTCCTGAGGTAAAACAAACTAATAAGCAAAAGACTACTGTTAAGCTTAATGTTACAATAGAAGGCCCAAAACAGCAGCCCGCTCCTGCACCTGTTTTAAATACACAATCAGTAAATCATCGAATAAATATTAATACCAAAAAGTGGCTTAATACTTGCAATGAATTTGTGGCCATTGACTTGGAAACTACTGGACTAAATCCAGCAATAGATAAAATTGTTGAAATTGCTGCGGTAAAATTTAAATATGGAGAGATTATCGACTCTTATACAACTTTAATTAATCCAGGTATACATATACCATCGAGCGCTTCTAAAATAAATCATATAACAGATGAGACGGTACACGGTGCTCCTGATTTATCTGAAGTTTTGCCTAATTTGTTAAACTTCATAGGAGACTCGATTCTTGTTATGCATAATGCTTCCTTTGACCTTAAATTCTTGAAGTATCATGCTGCAAAGCTAGGTTATGACATTAGTAACCCATTTATAGATACACTGCCAACATGCAAGAAACTTTTTACCGATTTCGAAAACTATCAATTAGCTACTGTGGCTAACTATCTAAAAATAAGTACTGCTGATACTTTCCACAGAGCATGTAATGATGCAGAGATATGTGGGCCAGTATTAATTAAGTGCATTGACACGGCAAAAAATGAAAGCAGCCAAGGAGCCGGTCTTATATGAAGTGATCTGTGTAAATCTGTTTATTGGCCTATATTACGGCAGAAAATTTATTCTATAAATAAAGGAAGAGCAAAAATGTATTTAGTTTATTGTGATGAATCAGGGGACGACGGTTACCCATATTATTCTTCTGAATTATTTGTTTTAACCAGTATCTATATGCATGATTTATCTTGGAAACAAAATTATGATAAAATGGTAAACTTTAGAAGAAAGCTCAAGAGAGATTATGGCTTTCCAATTAAATTAGAATTTCATACTAAAGCCTTTTTAACTGATAAAAAGCCCTATCGACAATTCAATTGGACTGAAAATGAGAAAAAGCAGATCCTATATGATTTATTTAACTTTATAGCCTCGCTTGATATAAAAATTATAAATACGATTATAAATAAAAAGAAGATTATCTCACCAGATTATCGAGTCTTAGAAACCGCAGTAACTTATGGCACACAACGTATAGAAAACGACTTGAATCAATACTGCGATAAATGTGTTTATGATAATATATGCTCCGAATGTAATTTTTTAATAATAACTGATGAAGGAAGGATTGGAAAAATGCGTAAAGTAACTCGTAAAATACAAAAAATAAATTATATTCCTTCAAAGTATGGTAACCCATACCATAAGGAAGTAAAGCGCATAATTGAAGATCTATTACCTAAAAACTCAAAAGAATCTTACTTTTTGCAGGTAAGCGATGCTATAGCATATATAGTGTATTTACATGTGTTAATAAACTTTAATAAAGGTAAACTGCCAAATAGAGTGGCAAATAAAATCAATATTAACGATATAGCTAATCTCTTAGGAATAATAAGAAACAGAATTAACTTTAAGGCTGGACCCCAAAATGAATTTGGACTTGTAATATATCCTCGATAAAAAACACCACCTACTGCACATTCGTGCTCTCAGTGGTTCACTTATATTATATGCTACTTTATAAATTTTAGTCAATGATTAAAATTTGGTAATTTAATATTGGGATGATCTTGATATGCGAGGATACATGTAACGTAAGATAGCCTGAATAGTACCCACATATTAAGCGGTTTACACATAAACCAAATTATAGAAAGAAGGAAAAAGATGAAGTTAACAAATTTACAGCGGATTATACTAGTTGTGTATGCCATCGTGATCATCAATATATGTATCTTCTTTGCGCCTAAATCATTCTTTGCGCGTTCGGATGGCGTTAATATAATACAACATATTGAATATTCGCCTGTGTGGCGTAATTCTCATTATTTTAGAACAAGGGCAATCAAGCAGAACGCATCACCACAAGATGTTAACAATGCTGGAGAATTGGATTGGTATATCCGCATTGATTACTATCGCATGTTTGTAGAAATATTTGTTGCTACCGTTATTGCCAGTATATTATTCGTGCTCTCTATGTTCCCAAAAGAAAAACTCGCAAAAGTTAATGTGGATGCAACACCTTTACCTCAGGTTACACAAAAGAAAAAGATACCGTGGTGGGGATGGATGTTAATATCATGGGCCATCTTCCCCGGAGCAGTTATTGTTATTGCATGGATCGCTGATTTAATCTCAAAAGTAAAAGGAGGATCTTGATATGCGAGGTCACATACGTAAAAGAGGATCGACTTACAGTATTGTCGTAGACGTCGGAAATGACGAAAATGGCAAGCGTAAGCAAAAATGGTACAGCGGCTACAAAACCAAAAAAGAAGCAGAGAAAGCACTTGACCTGCTATTGGCCGAAATCGAGAAAGGTGAATACGTCAGACCAACAAATATGACAATTGGCGAATTTCTCGATGAGTGGTTAGAAGTATATTGCAAACCTAAACTGGCACCGAAAACGTATAAGTCATACAGTGACACTGTACGACTATATTTTAAGCCGATTTTGGGGCATATTGAGCTTGCAAAGCTTAAACCTATTACAATACAGCGTTATTACAATATGCTCAAAGAAGAAAGTAAGTTATCTGATACAACAATAAATTACCATCATAGATTGCTGCGTCAAGCATTAAAACAGGCGGTAAAGTGGCAATATATAAGCAAAAATCCGTGTGATGCTGTTGATGCACCGAAGAAACGTAATACAGAAATGAAAGTGTGGGATATAGAAGATGTCAAAAAGGCTGAAGAAGTATTGAGTAATTCTCCTATATTTCTTCATGTCATGCTCGCTATATATACAGGGAT encodes:
- a CDS encoding helix-turn-helix domain-containing protein, which produces MTEQEKDLLIQLLTKFTSLTPEERANDKSLMKAKADVEKTIGADLMDAKIDDADDGFPTVLTIQQMAQFLQIGVTKAYEMSHWLGFPAVHIGRQVRVPKKALLEWLEQKHQEQSDEVQLQVMGRKRR
- a CDS encoding ImmA/IrrE family metallo-endopeptidase, which encodes MVREILSAMRNEQDFDTLLWTYGIVCKLEMLPGYIYGFTYKSTSSIYHIFINEALCDVKRNETVLHELEHIELGHFEAGFIGIIDIYYEEQADKEAQKIAEETAIYNWEVKIISGGIYK
- a CDS encoding site-specific integrase, producing the protein MRGHIRKRGSTYSIVVDVGNDENGKRKQKWYSGYKTKKEAEKALDLLLAEIEKGEYVRPTNMTIGEFLDEWLEVYCKPKLAPKTYKSYSDTVRLYFKPILGHIELAKLKPITIQRYYNMLKEESKLSDTTINYHHRLLRQALKQAVKWQYISKNPCDAVDAPKKRNTEMKVWDIEDVKKAEEVLSNSPIFLHVMLAIYTGMREGEICGLKWEDISFKDGTCMVRRTAQRVNKKLIFKEPKTDTSIRIVALPQNIIELLKQEKKKQAENKILLGSAYDSSYEGYISVWEDGHFKEPDYVSKKFHKILAITPELPMIRFHDLRHTHASLMLASGVNMKVISERLGHSQIGITMDLYSHVSVDLQKDAIKKLETLLQ
- a CDS encoding 3'-5' exonuclease; this translates as MNILKHIPGFRSGAWWKKLIAAVYYLFSLLILIPSIETGLALLILPFIIFGLIDKIKAGQISNNEAAPEVKQTNKQKTTVKLNVTIEGPKQQPAPAPVLNTQSVNHRININTKKWLNTCNEFVAIDLETTGLNPAIDKIVEIAAVKFKYGEIIDSYTTLINPGIHIPSSASKINHITDETVHGAPDLSEVLPNLLNFIGDSILVMHNASFDLKFLKYHAAKLGYDISNPFIDTLPTCKKLFTDFENYQLATVANYLKISTADTFHRACNDAEICGPVLIKCIDTAKNESSQGAGLI
- a CDS encoding DUF3800 domain-containing protein, which encodes MYLVYCDESGDDGYPYYSSELFVLTSIYMHDLSWKQNYDKMVNFRRKLKRDYGFPIKLEFHTKAFLTDKKPYRQFNWTENEKKQILYDLFNFIASLDIKIINTIINKKKIISPDYRVLETAVTYGTQRIENDLNQYCDKCVYDNICSECNFLIITDEGRIGKMRKVTRKIQKINYIPSKYGNPYHKEVKRIIEDLLPKNSKESYFLQVSDAIAYIVYLHVLINFNKGKLPNRVANKININDIANLLGIIRNRINFKAGPQNEFGLVIYPR
- a CDS encoding helix-turn-helix transcriptional regulator translates to MERKKLIKLRGERSQTAVASELGISQQFLSYIERGERSPNIKLMKEFERYYETPMEELFPDIFITTNTTICGYKDGTVGDKTEMA
- a CDS encoding helix-turn-helix domain-containing protein, which codes for MNRIKELREEAKISQAELASILGVTQQALSNYENGLREPDLDTINKIANYFGVSIDYLLCRTNVRNSDVIEEAIKDDPELERIWNMLNNREEVRLMFKKIADLKPADVKRILKIIEIVEEEDSASQL